Within the Rhea pennata isolate bPtePen1 chromosome 19, bPtePen1.pri, whole genome shotgun sequence genome, the region TTGTCTTTCTAAATATCAAGTTGTAATATTTAAGCACAAAGGTTCAATTCCCATTTTGCACACACTTTTAAACTCTTTACCCTAAGAGATGTGTATAAGCATACATCTACATCTGTAGAGAGAAGTTTTTCAGCTATAAAATGGCtttttgaggaaataaaaccaCTAAACTTCCAAAGAGTATgctattttcaatttaaaatgcaatttcccTTTATCAAGCACACTGGGTAAATCTCCTCCTGTTACAGGTTAGGTCTAGATACTTAAATCCacaggcaaaaatatttgttaggCATAACTGATAATGCTGTACAAAAATGAGACAGTCATGACTACACAAGTTCGTAATGCAAAAACATAACTCTCGAAATGCTTGTTTCACTGCAACTGTTACAACATTTATTATCCAAACTTGATACAGTGATTCTTCAAAAGATATTAAAGTTTTAGATAGTTTTATCTCTCTGCACAGatcatttcaaaattctttattttccaacTTATTTCTTTACAGTCAGTGCAAAACAGGTAACGacataaaatattaatcattGAAATACCTGAAAACATCTTAAGTACACTCAGCCACTCCCCTGGCTTTGGAATACATGAACTACgttaatttcagaatttaagaATTCAAGCAATAGAAAAAGGAGGAGCAATAACTTGTATGGACTGGAGGGCATGCAAGGAATTAATGTTTTCAATGCATGTGATAAAATTATACCTGTGTAATCATTAGATAATTAGATGccccttttattttattgccaAGAGTAGCTTCTGCTTTCCATTATCTCTTTATGACACATTTCCACAGAGCATCTGTTACCAGTTACCATCATCACAGTGCCTAACAACCTAAGAAAAGAAAGCACCACCAGTCCTAATCCATGCCTGGGGAGGTAACAGTACGTACCTTTACTGCACTGCAAGGCACTTCTGAAGAAGCTCACTGTTTGTAGCACTTCATGgtgttattttgctttaatgGCCTCTGTTGCTGTATTTAACACTTATACCTGTACCTAAAACATTCGTACCAAGAGTGAAATAGAAAACTAAGTATttctctacaaaaaaaaagaaaaaagcactacATGCTGTAACCACTTTTAAGAAGCTTTAAAGGTTATGCTTCAGTCCTGCAAAGATTATAAACTGTAAATGCCTCAAGTCACTGATGGCAGATGCCACTCAACAGCTGTCAGAATTAGCCGATAAATCTTAGTAACAAACTAGAAAACATATTCCATTAAATCAGTACTCTACAGGCTTTCTACACAATGTTCCCAGAAAGATCAGTGGGGCACCACGCACAGATCAACGGGATGGTCTCATTTATAACTGGGACCCTAAAGCCAGCTCAGTCCTGGCTCAATACACAGCACATTGTGTTGTTTAAAATCAGTTGTGACTGCTTAAAAGCAAACACACTACAATTTGTACCCAGGCATCTTAATAGGATTACACACTTATTGTACTGCTTAATTCCTAAGTTTAAGAGGAGATCTTGGGAAATCAGAAAGGAGCTAGAAGcgagtttttaaaaaatggcctGAAATTAGAAGACAGGAATAGAAATACAAGTTTGATAAAACTATTGTAAAATAAAGGAGAATTCtgttatatatgtatgcatgctCTTGGTTTTGGATCAATGACTTGAAAGCCGTAAGTATATTTACTATATAATGCATTACAACaaagatctatttttatattattgagaaagaaatctacaaataattacattttcagtatatttcttCTGGCAATCTTTTTCTGCAGCAACACATTTTGGAATTTGTGCTGTACTTTCAGTCCACAttcaggcttttaaaatgtgtttcttcctgcctttttgCAATGGTAGGGATAACAACACTTACTTATTTCAAAGTAGCATAGTAAAATCAGAGATTattgtggaaaaataatttctaactTCATAATTAAAGTCATACCAGGTATCATGTTGTGgcctttgcagaactgaagCAGCACATGGTTGCTAATATTCCTGGCAGATAGTGATTTAACTATAAAACAGATGCTCACTTGCATGCTACCTGGTGTATATCGAATGCAGGGAACAGACAAGTCTATACACAGTCAACCTTCTCTGTCTTGTATGGTTCATAGTAGTTCAAGCATTTGGTTTCCAGAAAAACTTGTTTATAAAACCTGAGTGACCACAGCTTATAGAAAAACTAATTTATTCTCAGAAGACTCAGAAAGTCAGCTGCTTATTTGGGTTCATAACAAACGTACTTATTACTTCTATCTTTCATCAAAACCTAGCAGGTGATACTTCGTGACTGACAAGCATGTGAGTTCAGCCTTGAAGTTCCTTGTAGGCAACACAAACACTGCAGGTCAGCTTGTGTTTTCTGCAACCTTCAGGCAATTAATTCCCTAATGTGGGGGCCAAGCTTCTCTCTATCCTTAAAAGTTTGCTCTGGGCTCATAGGGAAAGCACTGCCTCCTCAAAAACTCCGTTACTGCTGGCCACCAGCGATGCTCAGAACAGCTGAACAAACTTTTACTGTTTAATGGCCTCAAGCAGACATTTGGGAGTATCTGGGCTCtctttatgaaaagaaaaaagaacaaaaaacacacaaacagagCACGTCATCCAGGAAGGCCCACGCTCCTGAACAACAGAGACAACCAGCTATCTTTCATAGATAAAGTGATGCATTGGCTTACATAAAGGGAATTCAAGAAGTTAAGCTAGAGGACAAGAATCTGCACTTTACCCATTTTCTCTCCAATCTTACACAAGCAGACACCCTAAAggattaaacagaaataattttcacatGTTAGAAGTGTTTAACTGAGCTAGGAGGAATACACTGGATTTTTCCAAGTGTAACCTACTATCCACAGCAGGAAGGACACTCAACAGTCTGCCAGATTTGGAAACCCTTCTCCCAAACAACAGATTTTCCAAGCCCAAGCCTTCAACCACACGGGTTCTCCTACCCCTTCTTCACGAAGCTAAAACCATGCAACCGAAAGCGGTATCAATGCTCCTGTTGGGGAAGAAAGACGCCCCAGCTCAGCCGCCATCTTGGGCGAGGCTCTTCCCTTCCCGCTGACAAACTAAGGCAGAGCACTTGCCGCCCgtggggagggaagggctgTTTTGGTCTTTGTTTGCCCTCACTCAAAATGGCCGCAGGCGCGCGCGCGTCTCGATGGCGCGCGCTGGCAGCCTGTTTGGTGCTGCTCTATGGttcggggcggcggggccccaGGAAGTGGCCGAGCCAGAGCCTCCCATTCAAAGCGCTTCCCGCGCGGGTGCCGCCGCGCGGCGGGCAGGTAGTGCGGTcgcggcggggcaggggccgaggcagggcggccgcggcgccttTCGCGGGGCTCTGGCGGGGgagcggctgcggcggggctgGTCCGGCCTGCCCCGtcccgccgcgcgcgcggcTTTTCTCCGCGGGCTCTCCCTTTCCGGATAGGGTGTCCGGTGCCCTGCGGTGGTGTAGCAGCCACCCCACGGGCCTCTCTGAGCCGGAGGGGGCACATCTGGGGCGAGGGGTAATGAAGGCGCAGCGCGATGTGGGGGCCCGCTTGGGGCGTGTTTGCTCTGAAGCCTTTGGGATGTCTTCATGAGACAGCTTTTGTCAGCTTGCTGTCGTCCGGCAGTTTGGAGGAAGCACATAAGCATTTATTTTGGCTCTGAAGATCCCTTTTATGCCAAACCCAACAAATCGGGGTGCTAATGCTGCttgtaaagcaaaaatgtatCTTCCCTTATAACCTTAAGATCGTCCTAGTGCAACTTTTGTGTTCACGTTTCTAAAGGCAAGCTTAATTTAGTATGCATAACTTTACAAAGCTACTTCCGTGCTTTTTTTATTCTCGAGACACTGGTCTTGCGTGTaactgggggggggaggaatgcCATTGACTTGCAAAACTAAGCTGACATTGGCATTTATGCTACCAAACTTCACCAAATGAATGCTGTGGAGGGAAAGACGTTAAACTTCACATTAATGGGTTAAActtgtacaaaaataaattacattgtACATTTTAAGTAGAGCATGTCCTTTCTGAGAGAAGGCCAGGTTTCTACAGCAACCTTGATGCATTAGCTGCCTTGTTGATGCTTTCTAGGCTGTTATTGTCTGGGTGTACAAAGCCTCCTCCTGGGTGTATTGAGAGCATCTCGCACCGGTCATTTGAAAATCAACATTTGTTTCTTGACATCCGGAGGGGACAGCATGTGTCTTGTGTGTAAGGGGCTTTCCCTCGTTCTGTTTTGTAATCTCTTGGTTGTGCTTCTAAAAGATACTGAAATCAAAGTTGTATGTAATCTtggtttaaattaaaactttagGCTAAATCTGttctattaaatgaaaaaaaaaatcccctggaGTTTTGTATCTAAACTAGCTAGTCTGGGCAGAGTTGTGGAAGTGTTGTGTAGTACCTAAGAACAGCAAGATGAGTAAAGGACTGAAAACTGCATGCTTTTGCTCTGCTGGAACCAGGCTGCGCCTGGACCTGctctaagtgttttttttttttttttggctatttAATCCCTGTTGAACGTTGACATTCTTTTGGAAGCCTGTAATTTAGGTGGATGGTACCTACTTAATGCTGAGCTTCCGCTTAATGATTCTGCAGGCAGAGAAGTTGTCTACTTAATGGTTAAATTACATTTGTGGCTTGGGGGGgtgaatgtttttattattattattattatcattattaagTACCAATTCATTAATAATGACAAATATCTTTACTGATTtgttgaaagagaagaaagcagtaaGCAACCTGTCATTTTTCTGGTgataattaattttgaaaagatcGGCTGGGTCCTCATATGCTGACTGCTATGCCTTTACTACAAATCACTTTTTATGCTTGTGCTGATATTAGCAGGATGGAATTGGTTTTTGTACTGGAGCCCACAATCATGCAAAAATTCAGACAGTTTTATGCTGTAAATACTTGCTAGAAATGCTGCATGTTTTCAGCTAGTGccctttttaatctttaatcAGATTTTTTGATCAGTTACTTTCTGTCTTGGTTGAAGGACATGCTCTTGCTGGGGAGCATCATGTATACTTGTTGCtggaaaatcttgtttttattctggaGCTGGCTTGAAAAATGAGAGTGCCATATATGGCTCCACTTGACACTTGTACCTCACTGTGTGTAGAGGAACCTGGTGTCTGTACTGTAGAAGGCTTCAGAGTCCTGCTTCAGCTGCCAGGTTGGTCCATTATGGCTACCATTGCTATCAGCAGAATAAGTGATACGTCAAAGAACTTCcattattcttgctttttttttttttttttttttttttttttttttttttttaagagttgcTAATTTGTGCAGCCCTAATGTTATTCCAGGTTCTTGTTTTCCACACTTGCTTCTGAAATCTTTCCAGAGGGTGCTGCTTATGGTAGGAAGAGATTGACTCTTACTTTCCAAAATGAGAAGTTTCTTCGAGAGTTTAGATtcctgttgttttgttttgcagatttcCACATGGCTGGtttctttgtactttttcttaagtatacattttttttccctgtgagaaaAAGACATACAGTGGACAGTTTTATAGCCTAGATTAAGACTTGTTAAGAAGTCATGACAAACGCTAGGAAAGGAGAGAGCTGTAGTCagcaataattttaaattcctattcctcttttatttatttgttttctttgtccAGCAAGATTGAGTCTGGCCTGTTGGGAGCTTCCTCTGAAGATGTACATGTTGGTTGAAAACCGCACAAGTTTCCTCCTCCATCTGAAGAGGTCACCTGGCATCCGATCTTGGTCTCTCTTTTTTGGTAAGACCATGATTATTCCTCAGTTTATTTCAGTGCTTGTTTTAAGGGAAGTGGCCCCAGAATAAGTTCCTGAAAGAGCCTTTAACAAGAGATAGATATGCCTTTCAGGCAGTTTCCTGTAAGGAAGGGAAATAATCATgacttgaatttttttcttaacatagCCCCCGAGTGAGTCTGAACTCTCCTCCCCAGTGTGGTAATTTCAGCTGGAGGACTGATAATTTTTCAGTCTGATTTGTAGAACCTCAGAGGCTCACCAATTGGGGTTTCTTTGGGACTCTTGAAAGATGACCAAGAAAAGATAGTTAAGTATATGCCATATAGCAGTATGCATACGTGAAATTTCCAGAGATTCATACTTGCATTGGAAAACCTCTAGgctttcagaaactgaaaaatcttgAAAGCCACTGCCCTGAAGCAGTGCTGGAGACAGATCTATCACATGGCTGACAATGAACTTTTAAGAGTGCTGTGAAATAGGATATGTGAAATAGGAAGTCAGACAGGATGTTCTGAATGGTGTGCATATGCATAAAAAAGAACTGGGGTGATATTTATTAGGACCAGCCTGAGAGAGCCGGTAGGAGAAATATTGCATATCCTGCTTTCCAGTGGCTTAGATGGCACTGCAATAACATTGGAAGCAGtgttttcattgctttcagTGACGTAGCCTTATCAAGCTTTCATTGATGGGACAGGTTCTTTACAGTAGCAGGGTTGCTCTGGGGCATGAGGCCCTCTTCCACGTCTTCCTCCTGAGTGTGAGAAAGCAGTTGGCAGCTTCTGACACAGCTTTATTGCAGCAATCTCCTTTTGGTTCCACAGAGCACTTTCAGGGGAGAATAATCTTGGTAGTCTTTGTTACCATGCTTGAAGGTGTGTGAGGCTTGAGAGGAAGTATGGTGTAACGGTTATTGAAGGGAGAGGAGTTACTGTAAAATTCTGTTCCTTGTTCTGTCACTACCTTCTATTTCTGACCTTTGTACTCTGTTTCTTTATCTGTGGAATGAGAGCTTCTTATATGAAAGACGCAGACAGTTTTCTCTGAAGTCAGTGTGATTAATGTGCAATCGAATTTGTtccatctctttttaaaaactaatggACTTAACTTGTGAATATTCATATGCGTTTCATTAAGGAATTTGGGATGGCTTGAGTTGCCTGTTTGTATCCTAATTTTCTCCCTTTGATTCTAGGAATAGCTTCCATAGGATTGGCTGCTGCTTATTATAGTGCAGGTAATGGCCTATCATTTTTTGAGTAATTGCTTATTTCCTATTGGGATATTTTTCATGTGATGTTTACTTCTCTATGTAGCCTCTGTCTGGCATTACATAGCCTCTATGAAAATACCTGCCACACTTTGTGGCATGAATATTAGAATTTAGTAACAAATGTTGCCTGTCTTACCCATGCTTTAATTCTCTAGTCCTTATTCAGCTTCCCTTTCAATCTGCAAGAGTATTTTTAGTACTGATACTCAGCACTCTGTGGCATTTTGCACTTTCAGTGTGTTTATGTAAATGTGATTAGCTGGTCCTCACAGCTCTCTGGGGAAGACATGTAAAGATTTCATTATGGTGACTGATTAATTTGCCTTTGATGGAATTGCTCTATTTCTCTCGGAAGTGTTAAATCATCACTGGCAAAAATTACTCATAGAAACACCTTTAAAGAGCAGATAGCTGCTAAAAAAATTACTCGTAGAAATACCTTTAAAGAGCAGATAGCTGCTACTGCTCCCCTCTCCCAAAATTGAGCAGCTTGCACTAAATGACAACTATCCTTCCCCCTCATTTGATGCAATCTGTTTTGCAGGCCATCTTGCAGTTCTCTTGCTGCATCCTGTTGTGcctaaaattttaaagtttaatacTGTGTAAGGTTATACTACCATCttaatcaatatatttttattttaagagcaaaGTCCAGTGAAAGCTACTTGAAACATGAGCTGTATCAGCCAAcatgattttttgttgttttttaggGCATTGCAGCAAAGTTGTCTCAAACAGTGCTGAGCACTATTCTGCTCTGCCTTTACTAGAAGCCTGAGTAAGCAAATTGCTTTTTACTGTCTTCTGTGCCATTCATTAAGATAGGCTGCTCTATGTAAACATTTCCAGgatgtaaaatacaaatgtttgttTGTCTGGAGGATTGAATGCTTCCTTTTAtggagaaacatttttgtttcaatgACTTGCTTTCCATTGCCCCTCACCCTTGTCCTCTGCAGCCCATATGTGTGGTGGTTGGTGGCAGGCTGAGAGAATGTTTTGCAGATGCCTTTTAAGATGCCTTTtcttttagggaagaaaaacagatgtttaaTGGTATTTCAACCTTGCCAGTAATACACATGCTTATAATTGTACATGATTTAGAGCCCACTGTGGATGgagtctgaaaaataaataaaaaaaatgtcctttttttaaaagctggaaaagcacagtaaaataGCTTACATTACAATTAAAGGCAAAAATGTTGCATcagagaaactattttttttccttttgttgccTTCAGAAGGAGTGTGtagcttttgaaaataacttcttGAAtatcaaagaaggaaaaagaacaaccCAAACTCTAAACTTGTGTGTTTGCATTGTTCAGACAGCTTGGCATGGAAGCTCTTCTATATGGCTGGATGTCTCTTTATGGCAGCACAGAATCTGGAGCAGTGGGAGGTAAGACGCTGAACTCAGGAAATGACGTTGTGCTAGTTTAGAAACAGTTGTCAGAGTTCAGCTGCTACAACATGCTTCTCGcatttgctgctgctactgctgatGGCAGAAGAACCATCACATAGGGTAGCTCCCCCTTCCAGGCTATTCAGCCCCTTTCCACTGGGAAAAGAGTGGTGTTTGTGAAGCTGGTTTATAATCTGGTGGATGTTTATCTGTTGGGAGTTAGACTGAGAACAGTAACCCACTATATAGGCTTCTCACTTTATTGGCCTGCGTCGTTATTAAAATAAGCAACCCACACATGAGACTTCCTGTTTTCACTGACTCTCCTAAGGGATATTTTAGATTTTGTGTAAGCCTGGCTCATACACTCCAATACTGGAATCTTGGAGGGGATGGTAACTGTCACTGTGTTAACAAAAGGTATCACTGGAAATTAGTTTCGCTGTATGCTTATGCTGTAGGCCAAAAGCATATGCCAAAAGTGAAAGTTACAGGAAGGTTAGTGTTCAGATCTTATTCCACGCAATTTTTATTGCATAAAGAATGTAATTAACTTGCTTCTGGAAATAACAAAGGAGATATGGTAAAGCCTGTGTTAAAGCCAACAACAGCAAGATTAACTTTTATGGTCCAATAACAGGGGAGGAATGTCTTTGACTGAAATGGTTGATTAATTTTTATGAAGATTATTTTCATGTattattgattttcttttgtcctttgaAGTATAGAGTTTATGGTGTTTAAGAAactcctgattttattttcttaaatcttaCAGGAAGCTATATTTGATAAGAACAAGGGAACCATCTGTCTAAAAACTTTCaatctttacaaaaaaatactGACCCTCTCAAGAGGAGGCAATGAACaaggtgagaaagaaaaatactagaagCCATGTGTGTCaggcaaacagaagaaatgcttACATGCCCGTTTGATAAGCTGTTCTGGAGCTCTGCACTCAAATCAGTCACACctattttcatctgtttcactCCCAGGCAGCAGATGGCATCATCTGCCTCTCAAGACTAGAATGCCTTTTCAGTTTAGGGTACTGGATGCATcatgttaattttatttatttattattctctctccttttttctttttttaatccaagaTAACCAGATTTACAAGCTGTTTGTCTTCCATAGTAGTCCATGTCATCCCTTAGGGATGCTAATACTCATGGTAACATTTCCTTGGCTAGCCTGCTTTGTGAGTGAGACTGGTGAAAAACTGAGACTTGGATACAGGGCTTGACTTCTAATCTAGTAATTCTTTGCAGCAGGTAAATTATGTACAGTGTCTGCTTGCATAGGATGTCTGTCTTGTAGTACTGATGACAGTGTGTGTGGGGACTAAATAGATTTAAATTTCTCACCTATTCTAACTATTTATCTGCACAAGTAGGTAAACAGCTGTTAAATTTAGATTGAACAAGTATTGAAAAATGTCACGCTTCATATCAGAGCATCTGTTGACCAACTATTGGTCTCCAGTTTCTGTGAAGTAGTGTACCTTGTTTGCTAGGGCAGACTATACCAGCTGGTATGTGCTACTTTCCCTCCTTGTTTGTCGTGCCAGAATTGATCAGCAGTTGTTTGCCATTGCAAGATTGCCCCTGTTGTACGGGATCAGAGCAGTAGTTCTGAAGCTATTCAGGGAAGTGGAGCATAGGTGTTCAGTCACTAGCAGTAGCAGTGCCGAGAATTTACTGAAATGCTAATGGTGTCTTCTGTTCTTCCTGTCTATTTACAGTTGTGGCTCTGCTGCATGAGATCCGAGATGTGAACGTGGAAGAGGAGACTGTCCGTTATTTTGGGAAGGGTTACCTGGTTGTGCTACGATTTGTCACTGGATTTTCACACCCACTGACTCAGAGTGCAGTGCTGGGCTGTAGAAGGTGCTGtgtggactttttttcttttttttttattgtaatatatAAGGTAGGAAATATCAATCATATGAGTCAGTAATTGCTAACTATTGGGAGAATCATCTTAGCTCCATTTCTGTACTTACTGATATAACTCCTTGTGTtactccatttattttttttaacctttcatGATTTGAATCAGACACTTATGAATATCACTATCTTCATCAGGAGACTGATTATATTTAGAGATCTAAGATTCCtttaattcagcatttttatgTCCAATTCGGTCAAAATGGTTCTTATTTTTGCTATGTATATTATTGACTTTTTGAGTTGCATATTAGAGATATAATAACTAGCTTTTCCTAAAGGCAGACTGagtaaaaaagtgaaaatatgaaatgaaaatatgctgAGAACTCTGGGTGTACCAACATTGGACACTACCTCAGCTACTTGGACATAATGGAAGATTTCAGAGCATCTGAGCAAAGCTAGATCTTAAATGAGAGAAGACCTCAGTAGAGCAGGAAGTATTTGAAAATCCAGTAGTAATAGCACCCCTTGCTTTAATTATATCTGGACAGTGGTTGAGGTCTCTTTTTCGATCTAGATGCACTGGTGAAAGATGTGACTACCTTAAGCCAGTAGTTGCCACCTTTCTATTGAAAGTTACCACACCAATTAGGCTGCAAACTAAGGTGCTCTTGCTGAACTGAGCAGTTAGCCAAAGATATTCTATTTAATAGAATATCCAAATGACTGAGGATGTTTTCCCTGAAACAGACTGAGGTGTGTTCATGTAAGCAGCCCTAAAAGGGAGGATATGCTCCAGAAGAGAAAGTAGTGACAAGCTGCAGGGGAGAGGGATTGTCATCAGTTGAATCTTCTGCCAGGAGAGCTGATCAGAGCTTATTTCTCTGCACTGATGTTCCCAGAAATTGCTGCTCTGACTGCTTTGAATTTGGAGCTGTCAGAACCACGTGGGCTGTAGCCAGTTTCACTGGCTCAGCTGTGCAGTGGCAGAGAGGGTTGGTTCCATTCTATTTTACAAACACTATAATTATCAGTTAACTATTTTTCTAAGTACTGATGATAAAAGCAGCAGGTCATACGAAGAACTTTGCAGCAGGGACTGTTAGAAAAGGATTCCAACTTGTTTTGAAATTGAGGTAATTACTTGGCTTGACGTACCTTTACAAGTACAGTGCTTTCAATAATTCATGCCATGTTTTGACTAGCCCTTCAAACAAGTGTATTCTCAAGGAATATAGTGTGTCTGTTCTTGTCTTGTCAGTACCACAACTCCACTAATTCTTACATTGTTTGTTCCTTTCCACAGTGATGTGGAAGCAGTTGCCAAACTCATCACTAGTTTTCTGGAACTGGACAGAGTAGAGAGCCAACATGATCTCTCTCAGAGCAGCGAAACAGAGGCTAGTGATGCTGATGAACCAGAGGTTAAATGCTAATAGTCATCATgagctgaagaaagcagaggcCTTTGAATGTATGGAAAATATACTGTTCGTTCTCCAGGAGATCCCTTGTCATCTTGAGCTGGGCGTTTCTCTACGTGTGCGTTTACAGTGGGAGGAATCTGTCTTGAGGCACCTCTTAGCGTTCCAATTCCCACACCCCCCTCCATTACAAATATGGCCTTTGTAGCATCcaaagcaaattctgttttgtttcttcagcttGGTACCTGGATGTGGACAGTGCTGACTTGAATTTTGTCAGCTCATCTAGGAATAACTGTTTAGTAATGAATTGTTTTGAAGTCATTTATTGCTTCCACATCAATGAGGTGGAGATAAGCATGTAAACTTCCAGTTATCACAGACACTGCTGCAGGTACATTATATGAAATGTAGAGGAGCTAAATTTGTAACTTATAACacagtgttctttttctttgaaataatataAGTGACTGAATATATTACTAACTTGATTTTAAGTGGTTTAGTGTACGCAGTAAGGTAATGCAGGATAATGGCATTCTGTTATATTCTTTACTACTGACTTGCTATTAGACCGTTCGCAATCAAAGTTTGAAAGTAATTGTCTAGAACTTTAAATATCAGGTTGGTCAATTTGTTATTTGTTTCTCCTGCGCTTGCCAAAGAgtcataaataataaatgaaaaatgaacatgTGGATCACCCAGCAGCTTTGACATGTTCTGTTTTAATCCTCTTTTGCTTAACTTCTAGGCATAGGCAACCCCTAAATGGAATAGCCTAATTCTGGACTTCAACATTGATGATCTTAACAGTCTATTTAGAAAGAGGGGTGaggaaaaagcaagttttattttagGTAGGAAAGATGCATCCAACAACATGGCAGCCTCAATTTGTTTAGTATTCCCTGTTTTAGATGATACTGACGTGCTgaataaaaacttaaattttgcTAAGATAGCTGGGATAGTTCCAGTGTCAGACTTGTGCCCAGGTAGTACTCCAGATCTGTGTAGCATCCTCCATTCTGCCCCATGGTTTTTAcaaatggttaaaaaataatatgaattttccaagataaatatttttaaagaagtaaagCTTCCTCTGTTAGTCAAGAGGTGTTGTCTAGAACTAGAACTTTACGCTTACATCAACATGTTATTAGTATGGGGGGGGAGTTGTGAAGGGCTGAAAGATCCTTCGACATGCTAAAACTGCTTGCATTAAAGTTCACCTAGTAGTGTTAACGAATTGTGTGGTGTGAAGACCTGAATTAGAAAATAAGTATACAGTTTGATCTAGGAGATCTGAAAGGAGTACAGGGTAACTAGGTGATCTGCTTTCAGACCTGCTCAGCAGTAATTGTCTGCTGGCAGCTGTTTCTTCTGAGCTGACAGGAACCTTTATTCCTGTTTCAAAGCACTCTACCTCAAAAGTGAAATCTGTGAAATGATTTCAATAGAAGCTAGATCCTGTAAAATTTACATTCCAGCCCTAACTGAAACTAAGCACGTGCTTATCTGACCAAAAAACAGGTTGCACTAAGATTTCACTTTCAGCCATTTAGACCTAGTATGGGATCAGCTGTGAGACAAACATGTTCCTACTGTTGGTAGCCTGAAATGGTGAACTGTAACACAAAGATAACTGTCCATGCAGCTGACTGCAGCACAGAAGCAGGTGTATTATTCTGTATTATTCTTAGAGAAGATATTTGTAACTGTGGCAGGCATCAAAGTAGGTATCTGCTAATAGATATGCTTGTGAAGTCCTCTGAAT harbors:
- the LOC134148889 gene encoding cytochrome b-245 chaperone 1 isoform X3; its protein translation is MVRGGGAPGSGRARASHSKRFPRGCRRAAGRLSLACWELPLKMYMLVENRTSFLLHLKRSPGIRSWSLFFGIASIGLAAAYYSADSLAWKLFYMAGCLFMAAQNLEQWEEAIFDKNKGTICLKTFNLYKKILTLSRGGNEQVVALLHEIRDVNVEEETVRYFGKGYLVVLRFVTGFSHPLTQSAVLGCRRCCVDFFSFFFIVIYK
- the LOC134148889 gene encoding cytochrome b-245 chaperone 1 isoform X1, producing MVRGGGAPGSGRARASHSKRFPRGCRRAAGRLSLACWELPLKMYMLVENRTSFLLHLKRSPGIRSWSLFFGIASIGLAAAYYSADSLAWKLFYMAGCLFMAAQNLEQWEEAIFDKNKGTICLKTFNLYKKILTLSRGGNEQVVALLHEIRDVNVEEETVRYFGKGYLVVLRFVTGFSHPLTQSAVLGCRSDVEAVAKLITSFLELDRVESQHDLSQSSETEASDADEPEVKC
- the LOC134148889 gene encoding cytochrome b-245 chaperone 1 isoform X2 gives rise to the protein MCLVSRLSLACWELPLKMYMLVENRTSFLLHLKRSPGIRSWSLFFGIASIGLAAAYYSADSLAWKLFYMAGCLFMAAQNLEQWEEAIFDKNKGTICLKTFNLYKKILTLSRGGNEQVVALLHEIRDVNVEEETVRYFGKGYLVVLRFVTGFSHPLTQSAVLGCRSDVEAVAKLITSFLELDRVESQHDLSQSSETEASDADEPEVKC
- the LOC134148889 gene encoding cytochrome b-245 chaperone 1 isoform X4; this translates as MYMLVENRTSFLLHLKRSPGIRSWSLFFGIASIGLAAAYYSADSLAWKLFYMAGCLFMAAQNLEQWEEAIFDKNKGTICLKTFNLYKKILTLSRGGNEQVVALLHEIRDVNVEEETVRYFGKGYLVVLRFVTGFSHPLTQSAVLGCRSDVEAVAKLITSFLELDRVESQHDLSQSSETEASDADEPEVKC